A stretch of the Argentina anserina chromosome 6, drPotAnse1.1, whole genome shotgun sequence genome encodes the following:
- the LOC126798635 gene encoding dihydroorotase, mitochondrial has protein sequence MINTRVLPIQALKFPTTKLEGSNQLRYKETKMELTITRPDDWHLHLRDGQLLEAVVPHSASHFARGIVMPNLKPPITTTAAAVAYRESILKALPSSSDFAPLMTLYLTDTTSPQEIKLARKSGVVFAVKLYPAGATTNSQDGVTDLFGKCLPVLEEMVEQNMPLLVHGEVTDPDVDVFDREKVFIESVLQPLIQRLPQLKIVMEHITTMDAVKFVESCEEGSVAATVTPQHLLLNRNALFQGGLQPHNYCLPVLKREIHRQAIVSAVTSGNKRFFLGTDSAPHEKRRKECSCGCAGIYSAPVALSLYTKVFEEAGALDKLEAFTSFNGPDFYGLPRNTSKTKLSRTSWTVPECFSFPFGDIIPMFAGETLEWQPSLN, from the exons ATGATCAACACTCGTGTGTTGCCCATACAG GCACTCAAGTTCCCAACTACAAAGCTTGAAGGCTCTAACCAGTTACGATACAAGGAAACAAAAATGGAGCTCACTATAACACGCCCTGATGATTGGCATCTTCACCTTCGTGACGGTCAACTTCTTGAAGCTGTAGTCCCCCATAG TGCTAGTCATTTTGCGAGGGGAATAGTGATGCCAAATCTAAAGCCCCCTATCACCACCACTGCTGCAGCTGTGGCTTACCGAGAATCTATCTTAAAAGCACTGCCTTCGAGTAGCGACTTTGCTCCTCTTATGACACTTTATTTGACAGATACCACTAGTCCTCAAGAGATCAAGCTTGCAA GAAAAAGTGGGGTCGTATTTGCTGTAAAGCTTTACCCTGCTGGTGCCACAACAAATTCTCAAGATGGAGTCACAGATCTATTTGGAAAATGCCTACCTGTCCTTGAGGAGATGGTTGAACAAAACATGCCTCTGCTG GTCCATGGGGAGGTTACAGATCCTGATGTTGATGTATTTGATCGTGAAAAAGTAtttattgaatctgttttgcAACCCTTAATCCAAAGGCTTCCACAGTTGAAGATCGTCATGGAGCATATAACTACTATGGATGCTGTTAAGTTTGTTGAGTCTTGCGAAGAAG GTTCTGTAGCAGCAACAGTTACTCCACAACATCTTCTTCTGAACAGAAATGCTCTATTTCAAGGAGGATTGCAGCCTCACAACTACTGTCTGCCTGTACTCAAAAGGGAGATCCACA GACAGGCTATTGTATCAGCTGTTACTAGTGGAAATAAAAGATTTTTTCTTGGAACTGATAGTGCTCCTCATGAAAAACGAAGAAAAGAATGTTCTTGTGGTTGTGCTGGTATATACAGTGCCCCTGTTGCTCTATCATTGTACACAAAGGTCTTTGAAGAG GCGGGTGCTCTTGACAAGCTAGAGGCATTTACAAGCTTTAATGGGCCAGACTTTTATGGCCTTCCTCGGAATACATCAAAAACAAAGCTGAGCAGAACTTCATGGACGGTACCAGAGTGCTTCTCATTTCCATTTGGAGACATCATACCGATGTTTGCAGGAGAAACGCTTGAATGGCAGCCATCCCTCAACTga
- the LOC126798627 gene encoding G-type lectin S-receptor-like serine/threonine-protein kinase At2g19130, with protein sequence MILFGSEGVFVVLCFIITFGAHLSTASDRLIPGQSLSGNQSLTSPAGKFELGFFTPVSSRFGFLENGNFTLLDESNSSVWSTQSSMSLASKSATSMLLDNGNFVIRDASDVIWQSFDHPTDTWLPGGARVGYNNVTNQSVTLTPWKNPQDPAPGIWSLEVDPDTSILLLYNGSQQYWNSGPWNGKSFAQVPEIQRNDHITNVSFVPDAKGMYASYDAADPDTYIRYVIDTNGQFKAYMWGKDFRQWNAFWLRPSKFCEVYGFCGASSVCLQNVSQCVCLEGYEPRDPKEWGLGDHTDGCYRRAHLQCTTESTGVDDTFKVVSNVSLPANRESFEVDDIDECRSACLSNCSCTAFAYDNGCFVWAGDLFNVKQFTTAEKEGKDLHLKIPASESIEEKKENKTLWIVMGIVGGLLIVITIVVVLFVKRRYFGERFDTLDGSLVMFKYRVLRKATNNFSEKLGEGGFGSVFKGTLQGSIAIAAKRLNCPKQEDKQFLTEVRTIGKVQHINLIRLCGFCVEASKRFLVYEYMPNGSLESVLFKKSSIVLNWKTRYLIATGTARGLTYLHEECRECIIHCDIKPENILLDAEYVPKVADFGLAKLIDRDISRVITTTKGTRGYIAPEWISGEAITSKADVFSYGMLLFELISGRRNRDLLDNGLENYFPTCVANVLNKEEDVDALLDYRLEGNADKEQLSRACKVACWCIQDDEKDRPTMGQVVQLLEGVIDAGIPPMPKFLDRFSKSLVESINYRDITSSSFDSCCHEYSDCISQP encoded by the exons atgaTTCTTTTTGGTTCAGAGGGTGTGTTTGTTGTGCTATGTTTCATCATCACCTTTGGAGCTCATCTCTCAACGGCGTCTGACAGGCTCATCCCAGGCCAGTCACTTTCCGGCAACCAGTCGTTAACCTCTCCCGCCGGCAAATTTGAACTGGGTTTCTTCACTCCAG TCTCTTCACGATTTGGATTCCttgaaaatggaaactttACCTTGCTGGACGAATCCAATTCTTCAGTCTGGTCAACTCAGAGTTCCATGTCCTTAGCTTCCAAATCTGCCACATCAATGCTTCTTGACAATGGCAACTTTGTTATAAGAGATGCATCTGATGTTATATGGCAGAGTTTTGATCATCCTACTGATACTTGGCTCCCAGGTGGTGCCAGGGTTGGTTACAACAACGTTACCAATCAGAGTGTAACTCTCACTCCCTGGAAAAACCCACAAGACCCAGCCCCTGGAATTTGGTCCCTAGAGGTTGATCCAGATACAAGTATTTTGTTGCTCTATAATGGCTCTCAACAGTATTGGAATAGTGGGCCTTGGAATGGCAAATCTTTTGCCCAAGTGCCTGAAATACAGCGGAACGATCATATAACAAATGTTAGTTTTGTACCAGATGCCAAGGGGATGTATGCGTCTTATGATGCTGCAGACCCTGATACTTATATTAGGTACGTGATTGATACCAATGGGCAGTTCAAGGCCTATATGTGGGGGAAGGACTTCCGCCAGTGGAATGCATTTTGGTTGAGGCCAAGTAAGTTCTGTGAGGTTTATGGATTTTGTGGTGCTTCTAGTGTCTGCCTGCAAAACGTCAGTCAGTGTGTTTGCTTGGAGGGATATGAACCTAGAGACCCTAAAGAGTGGGGATTAGGGGATCATACAGATGGGTGCTACAGGCGAGCACATTTACAATGCACTACTGAGTCTACTGGAGTAGATGACACTTTTAAGGTGGTATCAAATGTCAGCCTTCCTGCGAACCGGGAGAGTTTTGAAGTTGATGACATTGATGAGTGCAGATCAGCGTGCTTGAGTAATTGTTCATGTACGGCTTTTGCTTATGATAATGGGTGTTTTGTTTGGGCAGGGGATCTATTCAATGTCAAACAATTTACAACAGCCGAGAAAGAAGGCAAGGACTTGCATCTGAAAATTCCAGCTTCTGAGAGCATagaggagaagaaagagaacaaGACCCTTTGGATCGTTATGGGAATAGTTGGAGGTTTACTTATTGTTATTACCATTGTTGTGGTACTATTTGTGAAGCGTCGATATTTTGGGGAGAGGTTTGATACACTTGATGGTTCCTTGGTGATGTTCAAGTATAGGGTTTTAAGAAAAGCCACCAACAACTTTTCAGAGAAACTTGGGGAAGGAGGTTTTGGTTCTGTTTTCAAAGGGACATTGCAGGGATCAATTGCCATTGCCGCAAAGAGACTTAACTGTCCCAAGCAAGAGGATAAGCAATTCCTTACAGAAGTGAGAACTATTGGAAAAGTCCAACACATTAATCTTATTCGTCTTTGTGGATTTTGTGTAGAAGCTTCAAAAAGATTCTTGGTATATGAATACATGCCAAATGGGTCTTTAGAATCTGTTCTATTTAAGAAGAGTTCCATCGTCTTAAATTGGAAAACTAGGTACCTTATTGCAACTGGGACTGCCAGGGGATTGACATACCTTCATGAGGAGTGTAGAGAATGCATCATACACTGCGACATCAAGCCTGAAAACATTCTCTTGGATGCAGAATATGTTCCAAAGGTAGCAGATTTTGGTCTAGCAAAGCTCATAGACAGAGACATTAGCCGGGTAATAACAACCACGAAAGGAACCAGAGGCTATATTGCTCCAGAGTGGATTTCGGGAGAAGCTATAACATCGAAAGCTGATGTCTTTAGCTATGGAATGCTGTTATTTGAACTCATCTCGGGAAGGAGAAACAGAGATCTATTAGATAATGGTTTAGAAAATTATTTTCCAACCTGCGTTGCCAATGTGctaaacaaagaagaagacgTTGATGCCTTGTTGGATTACAGGTTAGAAGGTAATGCTGACAAAGAACAACTAAGTAGAGCATGCAAAGTCGCTTGTTGGTGCATTCAAGACGACGAGAAGGATAGGCCAACTATGGGGCAGGTTGTTCAACTTTTAGAGGGAGTTATAGATGCTGGAATTCCCCCAATGCCAAAGTTCCTCGACCGCTTTTCCAAGAGTCTAGTTGAATCCATCAATTATCGGGACATTACTTCCAGCAGTTTTGATTCATGCtgtcatgagtactcagattgtatATCTCAACCTTAA